TCAAGTGTTCTGGAAGCCGCCTCAACGGCATCAGCAAGCATCACAATCGCTGATTCTTTTATCTGTGGCTTAGGACCAGGATATCTGTAAACTGATTTCTCTGAATCACTAATTCCATTCTCAAGCGCTTTCATATAAAAATAATGAACCAACGAGGTGCCGTGATGCTGCTGAATAATATCAATGATGATTTTATCAATCCCATATTCCTGTGCCAGCCGAACGCCTTCTTTTATATGTGAAATAACGACCAACGACGACATCTGCGATTTTAAGTCATCATGTTTGGAAATAAGTGCAGATTGGTTTTCAATAAAATACTCCGGGGTTGAAATTTTACCAACATCGTGATAGTATGCGCCTACACGACATAATAGCGGATTAGCGCCAACGGTTTCTGCCGCTGCTTCAGCAATAGAGGCGACCATCAATGAATGGTGGTAACTACCCGGCGCTTCTAACATCAAGCGTTTCAGAAGCGGCTGGTTAAAATCACCGAGTTCTAACAGCCGAATAGATGTGATCTTTGAAAAAAATTTTTCTAAATATGGAAGAAATGCTAAAACAATCATAATTGAAAAAATACCGTTTAACGCACCCATTAAAACTGATTGTAGAAATTTTGATGCCTGCCAGTTCTCAAGAAGCCCAATTGATACAATAACAATTATATTTGTTAGAATAATATAATAACTAACCTTTACAAGGTCATGGCGGTTTTTTACTTTATTCGCAGACAAAATCCCAACCGTATTCCCTAAAAACGCGACAGAAAATGCAGAGATAGAGAAATCAAACAAAATTCCTAAAAATATGCTCACTATCAAGCCGATAATTACTGCAATTGCTGGCGATAAAAGTAGCGTTAATAAAACTGACGCTGATGCCGACGGGATAACCCAGACAGGAATAGAATATGTTTTCATCGCAGTTGAAAGAAAAACTATAAAGATAGTCACAAAACCAACAAGCATTACTGCTTCATCATCGTTTAAAAACTCAGGGATTGTGGCTTTGATATAAACTGATGTTATCAGCATAAGTATCGCTAAAAATATCAAAAGCCCAAGTATATTACTGAAAGATAATTTAAGTTCAAACGCGATTGTGTATACTAAACTGATGTAAATAAAAACAGCGATTATGCTCGTCGGAATATGAATATCCTTCTTGAAAATTTCAGGTGTGAACTTGAATTGTTGCGGTGGTGAGACCTTTTCTGTCCATTGCAAAATTTTAATAACAGGTTTTTTAATGGTTTTCTTAATCCAGTTTAACATAATTTTAACCTTTAACCTTTAACCTTTAACCTGCCTTTTCTCCCATTTGTCAAACGCTCTGACGATTTTTTTAACTATACCGTGTCTTAAAACATCTTTATCCGTGAATCTTACAAATTTTATTTGCGGAATCTGTTTAAGAATTTCATTCGCCAGAATCAACCCGGATAATCTTTTATTTTCAAAATCAATCTGAGTAATATCGCCGGTTACAACCGCTTTGGAGCCACTGCCAAGCCGTGTTAAAAACATCTTCATCTGCTCAAGTGTTGTATTCTGTGCTTCGTCCAAAATTACAAACGCATCATCAAGTGTTCTGCCACGCATATACGCCAAAGGAACAATATCAATCACACTTTCGTTTTTATATCTTGTGAACTGGTGCGGACCTAAAATTGTGAAAAATGCGTCAAAAAGTGGTGTAAGATACGGGTTCACTTTTTCGTAAAAATCGCCCGGCAAAAAGCCAAGTTTTTCACCTGCTTCAACAATAGGTCGGGAAAGAACTATCCGTGTGACTCTGTTTTCTTTAAGTAATCTTGTTGCCTCAGCAACTGCGAGGAATGTTTTGCCTGTGCCTGCGGGACCTATTGCAAAAACCATATCATATTTTTTCATTGCAGAGATATATTTTTTCTGGGTTTCTGTTCTCGGTTTTATAGGTTTTCCGCGGTCAGTAATTATCACGGCATCCGTTACATAATCAGTATTTACAGAAGTTAGTTCTACTGTATCCGTTTTTAATTTCTGAATAATATCATTCATTGCATTCACTGTATTTTCAACATTTTTCTTGCGACCTTTTATTGTAATTTCATCACCTCTTGCAAAAATCCGGACATTAAACCGTTTTTCTAAAAGTTTCAGGTTCTCATCATACTGACCGAAAACGGATAAAGCATCTTCAGAATTAGTAAGATATATTTTTTTTTCAATCATATAACTACCACTGAACTGACGTGCAACTCTTACACGGAACAGATGCGGAACTATTCCGTGTTTGTTTTGTGTTTTGTTCCGTGCATGTTCCGTGTTTTTTCCGGGATTATCAGTTTTTGTTTAGGATATATTTTTCGTGGGTCTTTAATTTCATTCTTGTTTGCTTCGTAAATAATTTTCCATTTCCTGCCATCACCATAAAATCTTTTCGCTATATTCCACAAACAATCGCCATTTTCCTGCCAAATCCAAACGCGATATGTTCTCTCTTTTTGCTGTGCAAAAATAGAAGTAAAAAGCAAAAAGTAAAAAGTAAAAAGTAAAAACTTTTTATATATCATCACAGTTTTCTTTAATCCGTCTCTCTGCCAATTTTACATATTTTTCGTTTGTATCATATCCAA
The DNA window shown above is from Elusimicrobiota bacterium and carries:
- a CDS encoding HDIG domain-containing metalloprotein, which produces MLNWIKKTIKKPVIKILQWTEKVSPPQQFKFTPEIFKKDIHIPTSIIAVFIYISLVYTIAFELKLSFSNILGLLIFLAILMLITSVYIKATIPEFLNDDEAVMLVGFVTIFIVFLSTAMKTYSIPVWVIPSASASVLLTLLLSPAIAVIIGLIVSIFLGILFDFSISAFSVAFLGNTVGILSANKVKNRHDLVKVSYYIILTNIIVIVSIGLLENWQASKFLQSVLMGALNGIFSIMIVLAFLPYLEKFFSKITSIRLLELGDFNQPLLKRLMLEAPGSYHHSLMVASIAEAAAETVGANPLLCRVGAYYHDVGKISTPEYFIENQSALISKHDDLKSQMSSLVVISHIKEGVRLAQEYGIDKIIIDIIQQHHGTSLVHYFYMKALENGISDSEKSVYRYPGPKPQIKESAIVMLADAVEAASRTLEEPNFSQLQEMVHKIINNKFIDGQFSEVKLTLADLGKIAEKFVSVLAGIYHSRIEYPEEPPNADIRR
- a CDS encoding LysM peptidoglycan-binding domain-containing protein gives rise to the protein MIYKKFLLFTFYFLLFTSIFAQQKERTYRVWIWQENGDCLWNIAKRFYGDGRKWKIIYEANKNEIKDPRKIYPKQKLIIPEKTRNMHGTKHKTNTE
- a CDS encoding PhoH family protein — translated: MIEKKIYLTNSEDALSVFGQYDENLKLLEKRFNVRIFARGDEITIKGRKKNVENTVNAMNDIIQKLKTDTVELTSVNTDYVTDAVIITDRGKPIKPRTETQKKYISAMKKYDMVFAIGPAGTGKTFLAVAEATRLLKENRVTRIVLSRPIVEAGEKLGFLPGDFYEKVNPYLTPLFDAFFTILGPHQFTRYKNESVIDIVPLAYMRGRTLDDAFVILDEAQNTTLEQMKMFLTRLGSGSKAVVTGDITQIDFENKRLSGLILANEILKQIPQIKFVRFTDKDVLRHGIVKKIVRAFDKWEKRQVKG